The nucleotide sequence CAAAAAAGAGTGCTATCAGACCCTCATCACTTCCACCTAAACCACCACCAATTCCTGATGAAGAACAAGAAGAAATGAAGGTATGAATGGTTTACTTCTCTAGTATATCATAATGGTTTACTGCGgtagtttttgtaattttaatgtgTTAATATTTCCTTCAGGATGAAAGGAAAAAGGTTGTAGCCAGAACACGGTCTGGCAGACTTTCTCGACCACCAAGACATATGGTACGAGATTACAAACATTTACATCATTTGGATTTTTTACAACCTGATTTAGACGATTCAGATGGTGGTTATAGTGattataatactaataatgATAAACTCGATGAAGAAGAATCTCCTAAAGAATTATTAACTGGACTAGAAGTACCAAAAAGGAAAATATCAGATCATTTCAGATGTCCTACgtgcaataaaatatatttaggaCGTACTCGCATGGCAAGGCACTTCGAAATGCATCCTGATCATGGTAGTCCTGAACAATTACCTCCTCCAACGCCTGAACCTGAATTGAAACAAAATGGTGGGCAAGATCCTTTAAAACGTAAGGGGAAAAAACGGGGTCCTTGGGCGTACGTTACACCAGAAGCTAAGTCAGAAAGACGTCAAATAAAATTAAGAGAAGCAATTTCTGTATGCGAAGATctcgaaataataaaaatagctgCAAAGCCAGTACTTAATGCACAATCattatttgatttgttagtaCTAAAGTCGGAAAATAATGTACGAAATTTCTTGGAcgaattaaaacaattaatgGACAAAATACGAGAAAAAGCTGGGACAATGTTAACGACTGCAAATAGCGATGAAGAATCAAATAAGGATTTAATAGACATCAGTGAAGAATCTCTTTGCGATGCTTTGGGTGTTAATCCTGgtctatataaaattaataacgaaGCGTTAAAGAAAATTGACACTCCTATTTGCAGTACGTACGATAATCGGGAACCTCCTCTCAAGTTGCAAAAAATTGACAATTCTGAGGATGGTAAAGAAAACCTGGAAGAACGAATGTCTAGTGGATTTTCTGAAAGTTCAGATCTCAGTGTTTCAGACTTTTTAACCGACAGAAGAAGCGATCCCGTAACAAATCCTACTTGTCCAGAAGTATTATCAGCTTTAACTCTGATGAGAAGAAATCCCAGTCCTGTGAATAATgcagaaaataataaatctaacGTCTCGAAACTTTTAATCTCAAGTCCAGAGATTCAAAATCAAATTTCAGATAATCCTGGTTTTCAAAAAGTGGATATTAATTCACCAAAAGTTTCAACCTATCAAAAATCAGAGACTCATAAAGAAAGTTTCACAAAATTAGGGAACAGTTTAGGATCATCAAACTTCTGTAAGGTGGAAGATAATTATGAAGAATCTAAGTTAGAACATATAGAACAAGCTTTCATTAAGTTAGAACCAACGGAACAGGGTTTTGTTAAGTTAGAAAACGGTGCTATGGGAACCTATCCAAAACAAGATaccccaaattttgaaaaaatgcaAAGTGATTTAAATAGTATAGAAAATAGTACACAGAACTTGGCAAAAGGGTTTCAAAAATTAGTTTCTAAAATAATTCCTATGACTTCATCAGATATAAATTGCGTAAAAACTCAATCTGTACCATTAGATACAAGTTCTAAAATAATGCCTGCTACATCTAGTTGCAAAATTTCGGACAACCTACCTATACTTCAAGATACAGTaccaataatttcaaataattgtgATACTAGTATATTTGGCAGTTCAGAAAATTTAGACATGTCGAAAATGGCTCAGTATGACCATATTAcacatttagatattttaagtACAAGTGGTGTAATAGACAAGAATTTATTGATTGATGAAAAATTAGTTGAACAATTGCATCTGGTGGATCAGTCAAATTTAGTCGATGAACTAGTATCGGAACGACTAAAAAATATTATGCCAgataatattttagaaaataatttgataccaaataattcaaatttagaTACTGATCTTGATTTTGAAGCATTGAGTGAAGAATTTAATAGAAATACCAGAAGTTGATTCTTGGATAATTTCCAGCAAAATGTTCCTAAACAAATtcaaataatatgtatagtgtatAATAATGTTAAACTTATACAATtgaaattgtatatgtatacatataattacacAGCAGTGtagatattttttatagaatttcTGACAGTATCacaattaatacactttaaCTTCCATATTTGGACGAAAAATATCAATACTAAAGTAATATAATATCTTATTCTCACTTGTGTATGTAAATAAGACTgtttctattatatttattgtgtataatatatattctgtatttaaaaagtacataaaaaaaaatcatttttattaggtagaaaaatttcattgcattacatatttttcaatgtcaaaaaatttatattagtacatataaatattttttatttttagtaaacgGTCTTTATAACCATACACATGTGTAgtgaatatttttaacttaagGTTAATTTGTGAAAAAGATTCGTATGTAATGAATCAAGAAATAAGGAACTAAATCTACTAGAATGATGAtgaattgtattataaaatacacGCACTCGTGCACACATTTCCctaacacacacatacacatacatgtaaatatattttctgtaaATATACTTTTCCGTAGTTCTTAGTTATACAAGCAgatgaaaatataatatcaTAATTTGTTTAATTGCAGTACTACAAAAATGATTATGCACAAATTATTTTCTGATTCAATTTTAGCTTTGGGACATACTGATGAttgcattaattttttaatatttaataatatttactcATTTCAGCGATTATGTAAAgtgatgaataaaataaattatatttatattgtattaataatttcattatgattattaaaaagaaatgttgaaaatgaaaaaatataaaaacattaaaaattactagtaACTAATGATGAATTGATTTGTCTACAGCTTTTGTATAAAATactatgaaattgaaaatacttgaaatatcaAGAAAATACATAATTCCATCCACACTGTTGAAGCATTTATATAtagcaaaaataattaattttgtatttatctgtaaatatgtattatacatatataaaaatgtattgatACATTTAAAGGTTAATGGTACTAGTagtattagattaataataaactATAATCAATTGCAATTTATCgtaaatcatataattttacAGACTTAGTTCCTTGTAGTAAAAATACATCTACATTTGCAGCTTGATATGTAATACATTTGTACTCATTTATATTCATACTATTTCTTTGTGATCTCAGGTACCAATACAAATACAGTTTCGTGATTCAGTtagtattttaattatacatttcaactgcatatttctttttttcgtaaaattatataaatggtATTTGAAAAGCCACAAATAAATGATCATTCTGTTAATCTTTGTTTTATTTCAATAGTTATAAGTTAtgatatacaaaaaaataataattataaacatggaattgtttttaaaataagaaaatacttACCGAAATAAATACCAACAATAACTGTAACTATCTGTGTCCAGTTTCTATCAATAATAATTCCAAAGCAGTTGTCACATTTTCTGGTATCGATGGTTGATGCACCCAGGTTGCAAGGAATAGCATTTTCCATGATTCTGTGTAATAATGAGCTACATTTTCCAAGATCTTacgttttatttttgtttcttgagaatatgcatcatatattaattttgcTATTTGTTCTAAAagacaaatatatataaattactatGTTATCTCACCACAAAGTACTTCcacaattatttaaaagaattaatatatgtatgtaatttttagcttttgattaataaaatatgatcaTATATACCAAATTTTACATTGGGCCATGTGATAAATAGTTTCTCCACGCGAGTTTCTAAAGATgctgttatttttatttgatgtGCAATTTCACCTAAACTTTTCACAATGTCGTCCTGAGAATAAAGTGTTGTTTATATGGTTTTCATTTCAACACaagtatatatatttaaaacatgTTTTACCAGTGCATCACAAATGTTTTCCAATTTATCACATAATTCTTGTAAATCTTGAGGATACGATTCATCTTGTTTCAGTTGTGTTATGGTTTTCAATAACGTTACTCCTTGCAAATGTAATGCATTccaattttgtatatttccatGTATATCTGCAGCTAAATCTCGAATGTGACGAACATAGCCAGTTAAATTTTTTCCCTGCCCTGATCTTGGAgataaaatttctacaaattcatAGAAAGACAAGTTTTTATATATATCCTTCTGTTGTGTATAGTTCTTACAATGCAAATCACAACATTTATtgtcaattatttatatttagaagtaattaataaatatgtcaGAAGAGAATGAATACTTACTTTGTACGGGTGAAAACTGCTCCTTACTCATTATACTTGTATATgtctctattattaatataacttattgtgatacaattatatttctgtgtttacaaatacaatatttgtaaaataaagcaAGCACATAATTTAAATATCGTGCTTATGTaatcaaaaatgaaatataacaagaaatttttaagtctatataaattaatgtaattattatatgtttCAAATCCTGTGCAGAAATGCAAGATGTATGTGTTCACGGTTACATTTGATATATACTCGTCAAACGTGAGAATTGAAGATTAAATTTTGCGtctatatacaataatatatttataacgaGTCGTGATACCATCTTACTagttatttattatgaaatgaaGTATTATGGAGAAGCAACCAATGACAATAGTGCTTCTAAACAATCCACTTATAAAGAactttaataataacaagaacatgaaatattacaacattttaaattataatttgattatGTTACCCCGCAAAATACAATACCGATTGTGTtttcttttaaagaaaaataataaatgcaataaatgcAGAGAATTTGTCttgcatttaaaaaaatgttaaaagtgTACCATACAGATGGCGCAATAATACAACTTGTGCggttaaattgaatttaaaacgaAGTGCGCATTTAAAAGAACAAAACCAACATTCAATATTAATCTAATAAGCAGAAATGTGATTGTCCTATTTTTATAcgagaataaattttaaataaatcatacaatatataatgtataatatattctcaaccttaaaaatgtttgatttaaagttttaaatttaaaccttgcaaattttcatttgCATTCAGATATTTAGggtgaataaatatattttttggcAATTTCCTATACTAAACGAGAAACAAATGTTCTCATTCGGGTCCGTACTTCATATTCCTATTTTATCTATACTCTAAGCATACGTCAAATGTTCgctcacgcgatatcgcgtgctcgatttttactatttatttacatGTGATAGATAGATAGTAAACAAATGTAATAATGCGTTAATCGACAGTAGTACAAGTGGCTTcggtaaaaaattaaatatttattaaaagaagTACACAATTAAACAGCAGTCAATTAACTCTATCATCATTCAAGGAAAAATGACGTTGACGTGTAACAAAATGAAATGCAACACAATAGTACATACACCGGTTGTTTCCAGTGAGACCACGAGCCGGATAAAAAACTGAAATAACTTAATTGAAGTCAAGACTACACACAAAAGGAACGTTACACGCGCGATAAGACAAAAGTCTGACACGTCTGTCGGTGCATCGTGTTGGTGTTTGACTTTGTTGCTTTTGTTCGAGAAACGGTCCGGTCGGGGAACAAGGTCACGCAGGTAAAATGGCAGTCGCCACTCGAACTACGACCGCGTCTCGATCATGAGTCCGTGGCATCAGAAATTACAGGAACGCTCGACCGACGGAGAGGAATGAACGAGTTCCCCGCGTTTCGAAACCGTCCTCCAGTTCTCGCGGTCGTGTCTCGCAATAACGTGCCGGCTTCTTCTTGTCGTGGTTTCTCGAGCCTCGACCAATCTGGTTAGGTGTATTCCGGACGAGTCGTCACGAGCACAATTCCGGTTCTCCCGTGTTCGCGTAAATCTCACCGGTACTGGATCAGAATCGATCAACGCACAATTCGTGGTG is from Megachile rotundata isolate GNS110a chromosome 2, iyMegRotu1, whole genome shotgun sequence and encodes:
- the LOC100879086 gene encoding cyclin-dependent kinase 2-interacting protein, which produces MSKEQFSPVQKILSPRSGQGKNLTGYVRHIRDLAADIHGNIQNWNALHLQGVTLLKTITQLKQDESYPQDLQELCDKLENICDALDDIVKSLGEIAHQIKITASLETRVEKLFITWPNVKFEQIAKLIYDAYSQETKIKRKILENVAHYYTESWKMLFLATWVHQPSIPENVTTALELLLIETGHR